The genomic window GTGGGCAAAGCGAAATCTTCGCACCAGCTTTACGAGGCGGTGGTTGTTTTAAGAAAGCCGTAGTTATTTCACGACCTTTTCGATCTTGGCCTTTATCCGTTCCAAATCCGGCGATTTCCCTCTGAGTTTTTCGGCCCATGGCCTGCCGGGATGAAGGACATCCCACTCAGTTTAGCTTGATCATATCGTCCCGATCCCGGATCATGGTTGCCGAATCCGTCAACAGCCGTGTTCCAAAGAGGTCGGTATCTCCTGATCAAGGCCGCTTCGACAATCGTAATCATACTGCTCTCCTCACCCTTCAAAATCATAAAACGGCATTTGAAGTCGGTAACATCTAACCCGGCGGCGTGCTTGATGCTCCTTGCATGTTCATGCAGTCTTTGGTTCAGGGTGGCGTCGGCTTCACTCTCTGTACGGGCTGTCCGCCATCCTTTCGGGACAGCCTTTCCCACATAGATCGGCTGAGTACATTCGGTGATATTTACGCAAGCAATCTTCTTGTAAAGGTCAAAACTGCCGATGTAGTAAATACTGTAAACCCCGGTGCCTACAAAAGGATTCGGCGGCGGCAATTGATATGCGGGGGTCTGATTCAGGAAGTCGATTGCGTCATTTACTATGGCACGGACCTTTGGCGACTTAAAAATATGTTTTTCCGGGTTGAACTTCATTTCTTGATCCTGTTCATCTCTCTCATTACCCGAATGAGGGGAACGTCATATTCCTTCGCGGCCTTCTTGCAATCCTCGTATTCCGGACTCCGCTTCACGGTTCCATCGGGCATCTGTGAAACCTTGAACCGTATCTTCCCGAATTTTGTCCCGACTTCTTTGCTGCTTCTCTCAAGGACGGTTCTTGACGCAACGTAATATCTCACTCCTATTGAAGTGGTTTCAGTGAATATGATACGTTCAATGTCTGTCCTCCTGTCCTCGTTGCACAAGATGGTCATCACAATGCCCGGCCTTCCCTTCTTCATGATGACCTGCGAGAGATAAACGTCAAGGGCCCCTGCATCGAAAAGCCTTTCCATGACATATTCGTAGAGCTGGGGATTCATGTCATCGATGGCTGTCTCGAGAACCGTCACCCCGGGGACGGCACCCGGACCTTCTTGCAATGCCTGTTCCCCGACGATAATCCTCAGGGTATTCGAAACTCCCGTGATATCTTTCTTGCCGGCGCCATAGCCGGTCTGTTTGATCTTCATCAGAGGCATGTTCGTGAAGTCCTCTGCTACCTCTCTCAGGATGGCGGAACCTGTTGGCGTCGCAAGCTCAAAAGGGATGCCCGATGAATAGACCGGAACACCCTTCAATATCTCAGCGGTGGCAGGCGCGGGAACGGGCAGTCTCCCATGTTCTGTCATGACAACACCGCTTCCGAGATTGACTGCCGATGAATAGACCCTGTCAATGCCAAGCACCTCCAGCCCTATGAGCGTGCCGAAGATATCAACGATGCAATCGACTGCACCAAGTTCGTGGAGATGTGCCTCATGATACGCCTCGCCATGGACCTTCCCCTCCGCCTCAAAAAGTCTTTGAAAGATCCTCAGACCGCGCTCTCTGATCTTATCGGAGAGAGATGAACCCCTGATTATTGTTTCAATGTCTTTCCATTTCTTGGGTTGCGATGATCTCTGAAGGATCACATCAACCTTCGTAGCGGCCAGCGATGCCCTCTTCACTTTTCTTGTTTCAAGTCTGTACCCCTTCACCGGCAGCCGTCTGAGGCCGGCAGAAAGAGCCTTAATGGGGACGCCTGCATCTATGATGGCGCCAAGACACATATCGCCGCTTATGCCTGTCGAACAATCAAGGTAGGCTGTCTTCACGGAGACCTCATCTCCATAATCATAACAATTTATCCATTATTCTGCTCATCTGCCTTTCACTCCCATGTCAGATGACGAGGAAAATAGTAAAATGTTCGAAAAATGTATTACAATAGTAAAATTTTCGAGAAGGAGTCCGGCGTGGAGAAAAAGAAGGAAACGATTATAGACAAGATATGGAATTTCCTGGCCTCTGTTAAACTCGCGGTCATCATTTTTGCCGTATTGTCCCTTACGTCCATCGTGGGAACGGTTATAGAACAGAACGCCGAGCCGGCAAAGAATATCAAGGTTCTCACGAAATTATTCGGCCAGTCTGCAACTCCCACCACCTACAGAATCCTTGACAGTCTTGGATTTATGGACATGTACCATTCCTGGTGGTTCGTAACCATCCTCCTTCTCTTCGCGGCGAATCTGGTAATCTGCTCTGTCGATCGTTTGCCGAAGATCATGAAGGTCGTGAAGGACCCTATAAAGCCTCTGTCAGAGGACCATTTCAAGGGATTTGGGATCAAGAAGGAGTTTGTGCTGAAGATGAAGCCCGAAAAGGCAAAGGAGGCGGTCTCGGAGGCCCTCAAGAAGAAGGCCGGCTTCAACCTTGCAGAAGTGAGTGAAGCCCATGGCTTCCAGTTGTATGCACAGAAAGGCAACTTTACGAGGCTAGGCGTGTATATCACCCACTTCAGTATCCTCATTATCCTTGCCGGTGCTCTGATCGGAATATTCTTCGGGTTTAAGGGATACCTGAATCTCCCTGAGGGTGTGGTCTCCACCGTTGCTTATACGAGGAACGATCAGGAAAGGCCAATCGGTTTTGGGATAAGGTGCGACAAGTTTCAAGTCGACTTCTATGGAAACAGTGATATGCCAAAGGCCTATAAGAGTCTCCTTACGGTCATAGAGAACGGCAAAGAGGTCATGAAAAAAGAGATCGTCGTGAACGATCCCTTGAAATATAAAGGCGTGACTTTCTATCAGTCAAGTTACGGGCTTCTGCAGGAGGATATGCAGAAGAGCGTTTTCATGTTTAGGGTTACGTCAAGGGATGGCAGGACATCGAATCTCGACCTCAGATTCGGCGATACCTTCTCGATACCCGGAATGGGACTCACGGGGAAGATCGAGGACTTCTCTCCTGCCCTCGGTCTTGATGAGAGGACCGGCAGGCCTTTTACTTATGCAGAGCAGATGAATAACCCTGCTGTCCTGGTGAGTTTCTCTGAAGGGGGTAACAGAAAGTTCAGCGGCTGGATATTCAAGAGACATCCCGAGACATGGAGACTCCCCGATGGTAACACCGTAGAATTCAGTGACATCTGGGGTATTCAATACACCGGTCTTCAGGTGAGAAATGACCCCGGTGTCTGGGTAGTCTATTTCGGCTGCGTAGCTATGGCTGTGGGCCTTTTCATCGCTTTTTTCATGAGCCACAAAAGACTATGGGTGAGACTGGTAGAGGAAAAGAACGGTACCCGTGTCGTCATCGGTGCGAGTGCGAACAAGAACAGACAGGCCTTTGAGAGACAGATTGACAAGGTGGCGGATCTCTTGACAAGAGCTAAGGAAAGGGGAAGATAACGCTATGAACAGTTCATTCTTATTCGGAGTCGCAACAATGGCATATATCCTTGCCATGATTATCTACATTACCTATCTAGCGTTCAGGAAATCTCAGATTGGTCTGACCGCCACGATCGTAACGGTAATCGGTTTTGTTGCACAGACCTTTGCGATAGGGGCGAGGTGGATCGAATTTAAGAACATAGGACAGATGGGATGGCTGAGGGCTGCTCCTTTTACAAACCTCTATGAATCGTTGATATTTTTCGTTTGGTGCCTCATCCTCGGGTATCTGCTCATTGAATTCAGATACAAGAACAGATCCTTCGGCGCCTTTGTAACACCGATAGCCGGCCTGGCACTGGCCTTTATAGATCTCAGCGGGATGTCCAAAGAGATTCAGCCCCTCGTGCCCGCCCTTCAGAGTAACTGGCTGCTCGCACACGTGGTGATGAGCTTTATCGCCTACTCAACCTTTGCCCTGGCCTTCAGTACCGGCTTGATGTACCTGATCGTGACCACCGACAAAAGGACAGAGGGCCCTTACATATTCTGGACACTGGCACTGGGCATCCTGGTTGTGTTGCTCGCAGCGATGGGACTGGACTATCTCACCTTCAAGGTTGCGGTAAAGGGCCCGGAGGGCCTCATCAAGAGCTATCTCTTCAAGGCCTCCTTTTTTAGTTCTTCTCCAGCAGTTTCTGCTGTGAGTTCTCTTGCCGCCCTTGCCTTCCTCTTCATCTGCTGGAGGTACGGTTACCTGTTGAAGAAAGTCGTCGGCGCTTTTTCGGTCCAGGCAGACGTCCTTGATGAAATCACTTACAAGAGCATAGCCATCGGATTCCCCATTTTTACCCTCGGCGGTCTTATATTCGGCGCGATCTGGGCAGACCAGGCGTGGGGGGTCTACTGGAGTTGGGACCCAAAGGAGACGTGGTCGCTGATAAGCTGGTTCGTATATGCCTTCTATCTCCATGCTCG from Thermodesulfovibrionales bacterium includes these protein-coding regions:
- a CDS encoding Eco29kI family restriction endonuclease — translated: MKFNPEKHIFKSPKVRAIVNDAIDFLNQTPAYQLPPPNPFVGTGVYSIYYIGSFDLYKKIACVNITECTQPIYVGKAVPKGWRTARTESEADATLNQRLHEHARSIKHAAGLDVTDFKCRFMILKGEESSMITIVEAALIRRYRPLWNTAVDGFGNHDPGSGRYDQAKLSGMSFIPAGHGPKNSEGNRRIWNG
- the larC gene encoding nickel pincer cofactor biosynthesis protein LarC, producing the protein MKTAYLDCSTGISGDMCLGAIIDAGVPIKALSAGLRRLPVKGYRLETRKVKRASLAATKVDVILQRSSQPKKWKDIETIIRGSSLSDKIRERGLRIFQRLFEAEGKVHGEAYHEAHLHELGAVDCIVDIFGTLIGLEVLGIDRVYSSAVNLGSGVVMTEHGRLPVPAPATAEILKGVPVYSSGIPFELATPTGSAILREVAEDFTNMPLMKIKQTGYGAGKKDITGVSNTLRIIVGEQALQEGPGAVPGVTVLETAIDDMNPQLYEYVMERLFDAGALDVYLSQVIMKKGRPGIVMTILCNEDRRTDIERIIFTETTSIGVRYYVASRTVLERSSKEVGTKFGKIRFKVSQMPDGTVKRSPEYEDCKKAAKEYDVPLIRVMREMNRIKK
- the ccsB gene encoding c-type cytochrome biogenesis protein CcsB, translating into MNSSFLFGVATMAYILAMIIYITYLAFRKSQIGLTATIVTVIGFVAQTFAIGARWIEFKNIGQMGWLRAAPFTNLYESLIFFVWCLILGYLLIEFRYKNRSFGAFVTPIAGLALAFIDLSGMSKEIQPLVPALQSNWLLAHVVMSFIAYSTFALAFSTGLMYLIVTTDKRTEGPYIFWTLALGILVVLLAAMGLDYLTFKVAVKGPEGLIKSYLFKASFFSSSPAVSAVSSLAALAFLFICWRYGYLLKKVVGAFSVQADVLDEITYKSIAIGFPIFTLGGLIFGAIWADQAWGVYWSWDPKETWSLISWFVYAFYLHARLLRGWRGKKIAMVAVIGFVAVVFTYLGVNLLLSGLHSYGSE
- a CDS encoding cytochrome c biogenesis protein ResB, with the translated sequence MEKKKETIIDKIWNFLASVKLAVIIFAVLSLTSIVGTVIEQNAEPAKNIKVLTKLFGQSATPTTYRILDSLGFMDMYHSWWFVTILLLFAANLVICSVDRLPKIMKVVKDPIKPLSEDHFKGFGIKKEFVLKMKPEKAKEAVSEALKKKAGFNLAEVSEAHGFQLYAQKGNFTRLGVYITHFSILIILAGALIGIFFGFKGYLNLPEGVVSTVAYTRNDQERPIGFGIRCDKFQVDFYGNSDMPKAYKSLLTVIENGKEVMKKEIVVNDPLKYKGVTFYQSSYGLLQEDMQKSVFMFRVTSRDGRTSNLDLRFGDTFSIPGMGLTGKIEDFSPALGLDERTGRPFTYAEQMNNPAVLVSFSEGGNRKFSGWIFKRHPETWRLPDGNTVEFSDIWGIQYTGLQVRNDPGVWVVYFGCVAMAVGLFIAFFMSHKRLWVRLVEEKNGTRVVIGASANKNRQAFERQIDKVADLLTRAKERGR